TGAAAATAAAAAGTTAATTTTATTATGGAAAATATAAGGAGATAAATTACACTTAAAAATAAAAACAACATGGCATTAACACAATGGTAACTATTGGGTAATTTATTCGCAACTAGTTAACATTAAAGTGTTTTTTTGATGTAGGTCAAGTTATTAATTGTGGCAAAAATTTCTGAATATGCTTAAATTGGCACACGATCAAATATGCTGTTACAAACCTAAAAGTCGTATTGTTGACCTAAGCTCAGAATTCAAATCTGGGTCACGCAAAATATATTTATTATATGTAAATATAAGCGTACTATTTGTAAGGTATTGTGTTTTTGGTCTTTAATATTCGTTGTTGTTTTTAGAGGCATTTATTGCTGGTAGTTATGAGGCTTTATAATTTAATAAAGTCGGGTTGCCGCAAGTCGGTGTCTTCCTGCTAGGAGCAAGGAGTCAAGATGTTTGATATTGTCGAACTGTCACGGTTACAGTTTGCCTTAACAGCGATGTATCACTTCCTGTTTGTCCCATTAACGCTCGGTATGGCGTTTATGCTGGCGATCATGGAAACGATATACGTCCTGTCTGGCAAACAAGTTTACAAAGATATGACAAAGTTCTGGGGTAAGTTATTCGGTATTAACTTTGCTCTGGGTGTCGCAACTGGTTTGACCATGGAGTTCCAATTCGGTACTAACTGGTCATATTTCTCTCATTACGTTGGTGATATCTTCGGTGCGCCTTTAGCAATCGAAGGTCTGATGGCATTCTTCTTAGAATCAACTTTCGTCGGATTATTCTTCTTCGGGTGGGATCGTTTAGGCAAGAAGCAGCACTTAATGGTAACTTGGTTAGTTGCTTTCGGTTCTAACTTCTCTGCACTGTGGATCCTCGTTGCGAATGGTTGGATGCAAAACCCTGTCGCTGCAGACTTCAACTTTGAAACCATGCGAATGGAAATGTTGAGTTTTGCTGATCTGGTTTTAAACCCTGTCGCTCAAGTTAAATTTGTTCACACCGTTGCTGCGGGTTACTGTACTGGTGCATTCTTTGTTTTGGGTATCAGCTCTTACTACCTACTCAAAGGTCGTGATATTGGTTTTGCAAAACGTTCTTTCGCAGTTGCTGCTACTTTTGGTATCGCTGCTGTATTATCTGTTATCGTACTGGGTGATGAATCTGGTTACGAAATGGGTGACGTACAGAAAACCAAACTGGCTGCGATTGAAGGTGAATGGCATACAGAAGCAGCGCCAGCTGCATTCAATTTGATTGCATTCCCTAATCAAGAAAAAATGGAAAACTCGTTCGCATTACAAATTCCTTATGTTATGGGGATTATTGCAACGCGTTCTTTTGATACGCCAGTGTTAGGTCTTAATGATCTGATGAGCCAGCATGAAGTTCGTATTCGTAATGGTATGAAAGCATACGAATTATTAAGCGAACTGCGCGCCGGTAATACCGATCCTGCTATTCGTGCCGCATTTAATGACGCGAAACAAGATTTAGGCTATGGCTTATTACTTAAGCGTTATACTGATAAAGTTGTTGATGCAACAGAAGAGCAAATCAAATCTGCTGCAAAAGACACCATCCCTAATGTCGCACCTCTGTTCTGGTCATTCCGTATCATGGTTGCCGCAGGCTTCCTGATGTTACTGGTTGTTGCGATTTCCTTCTGGACTGTTCTGTCTAACCGCATTGGTAACTACAAATGGTTACTGCGTGCTGCCCTGTTTAGTATTCCATTACCATGGATCGCAGTGGAAGCAGGTTGGTTTGTTGCAGAATATGGACGTCAACCATGGGCGATTGGTGAAATCTTGCCTACAGCAGTAGCAACTTCTTCATTGACACAGGCTGATATTCTAGTATCTATGGGACTTATCTGTGGTCTGTATACCTTGTTCCTAATTGCTGAAATGTTCCTGATGTTCAAATTTGGTCGCCTTGGCCCAAGTAGCCTGAAGACGGGTCGCTATCACTTTGAACAGAAGACAGCTTCTTCTGCACAAAGTAAGTAACACAGGAGTCCACTATGTTTGATTATGAAGTATTGCGGTTTGTTTGGTGGCTACTGATTGGTATCTTACTGATCGGCTTTGCAGTCACTGATGGTTTTGATATGGGTGTTGGTGTGTTATTACGCGTTATCGCGAAAGATGATACAGAACGCCGTATTTTGATTAACTCTGTTGCGCCTCACTGGGATGGTAACCAAGTTTGGTTAATCACAGCGGGTGGTGCGTTATTCGCTGCATGGCCAATGGTTTATGCTGCGGCATTCTCTGGTTTCTATTTCGGTATGATTTTCGTACTGGCAGCATTATTCTTCCGTCCAGTTGGCTTTGACTACCGTTCTAAACTAGAGTCTCCGAAATGGCGTGGTATGTGGGATTGGGGTATCTTTATTGGTAGCTTTGTTCCGCCGCTAGTTATCGGTGTCGCTTTTGGTAACCTGTTACAAGGTGTTCCATTAGAAGTCGATAGTATGCAACGTGTATCTTATAACGGTACGACTAATGCGCTGATTAACCTGTTAAGTCTATTAAACCCATACGGTTTACTCGCAGGTATTATTAGCTTAATGATGATCGTTGCACACGGTGCAAGCTATCTTCAAATGCGTACTACTGGTGAGTTACATGAGCGTACTCGTAAAGCAACTTACATTACCTCTTTAATTACTTTCATTGCTTTTGCGGTAGCGGGTGTGTGGTTAATCTATGGTATCGATGGCTTCATTGTGACTAGTGCTATTGATACAGCAGGCCCTTCATCTCCACTACTGAAAACTGTTTCTCACGAAGCAGGTGCTTGGATGACTAACTACAACAACTATCCAGTATTATGGGTATTGCCGGCCTTAGGTCTGTTATCTCCATTACTGGCAATTGTTGCCACTAAAGCAAATAAAGGTGGTTGGGCATTCCTGTTCACTTCACTGACAATTGCATGTGTTATCCTGACTTGTGGTGCAACTATGTTCCCATTTGTGATGCCGTCGAGCACATTCCCAGATGTGAGCTTAACAATGTGGGATGCAACTTCTAGCTTGTTTACTCTGCAAGTAATGACCGTTGTTGCGATTATCTTTGTACCTATCGTTCTCCTTTACACTATCTGGTGTTACTGGAAAATGCATGGTCGCCTCGATAAGAAATTTATCGAAGGTAATAATCATACTCTTTACTAAGGAGCATAGAGAATGTGGTATTTTGCATGGCTTCTAGGCACACTCTTCGCTTGTAGTATTGCGGTGATCGCAGGACTGGCTTACGAGCATGCTGAAGCAAAAAAAACTTCAGAAAGTGAAGAATAATGTTGGATAAAAGCTACCAACTATTAGACAAGGGCCCTATTAGGGCTCTTGTTTTAATCATGGCGTTGGTCATGGCATTTTGTGTTATGTGGGATCCTAGTCGATTTGCAGCGAACACAAGTTCATTGGCTATTTGGCAAGGTATATTACTAATTTGGTCTGTGTGTGCAGGTGCGACTTTTGGTTTAGCATTCCGGCCTAAACATAACATCGCAAAATGTTTATTACACCCAATCCCTGCAATTATTATTCTAGTTGTTGGGCTAATTTATTTCTTCTTATAAAAAAACACCTTATTTCTGATCATGTAATGAAAAAGAAATAAGGTGTTTTCTTTTCTAAATTCTCCTTTTAAGCACTTCTATATTCTCACGTTATAACTGGATATTCTCTTTCAGATAATCAATAAATAAACGCGTTTTTCTTGGAATATACTCACTATAAGGAAAAATAATATTAACGGATTGTTTTAAGAGTGGAATTTCAGGAAATAACACGACTAATTTTTTTTCTAATAATTCTTGATGAATATACCAATGTGGCAAAATAGCCATCCCAGAGTGGGCTAGCACCATTTTTTTTAATGCTGCAATAGTGTTTGTTTCAAAATAAGCATCTTGAGCTAACTGAGAGAGTAGGGTATTAAATTCTGAAGACGATGAAAGCTTACTTTGACGTAAATTACTATTTGCTAAATAAGGAACAGTGTTTAAATCGTTAATTGTTTTTATTGAAAAATTTTTCAACAAATCAGGTGTTATCACTAAATTTATCTCATAATTGGCCAATTTTGTAGAACGATAATTACTGTCTTTTAATAAACCAAGGCGAACAGCAAGATCAAGTTTATGATTGATTAAATCTTCGATAGAAGAATTAAATGCATATTGTACTTTTAGTTTTGGGTGTAATTGCATAAATCGATTAAGTAATGGCAAAATGTAATGTTCGCCAAATTCAGCCGTTGAGCTTAATCGCAACGATCCTTGCAAATCTTGCTGTCCTAATCGCGCTTTATCTAAGGTTTGTTCTAATTGACTTAATACAAGGCGAAAATCTTGATAAAGCATTTCACCTGTTTCAGTCAGTGAAAAGCGTCGAGTATTACGATTGAGGAGTGAGACGTCTAATTCTGTTTCTAATGTTTTGATATGAATACTTACCATCGATTTACTTAGGCGCAGATATTTTGCCGCCTGAGTAAATGATCCTGTATCAACAACAGCAATAAAAGAGCGAATGCGATCAATTTGGTTTTGCATGATTGTTTACTCTGATTAAACAATAAGTTCTATTTTGTCAGATAGACGAAATTCGTCAATCTTCCGTACTCTATGTACGGAGGATTTTTATGACTTATCGCTATCGAATTGCATCTATATTTCTACTAGGTTTCTTTATAGATTGTATTAATATTTTTATGTCAGCGATTGCATTACCTGCAATCGCTGACGATATGCAGATTTCAATCGTTTCTGTTACATGGGTTTCAAATAGTTATATTTTGGGATTAACATTAATTATTCCATTAAGTCACTGGCTATCTCAACGCTTTGGAATTAAAGCATTAATGGTAACATCAATGTTGATGTTTAGTTTGTCTGTAGCACTAGTGGGATATTCACACTCTTTTAGTGAGCTTATTTTTTGGCGCTTTATTCAAGGGGTAAGCGGGGGGCTATTAATTCCAATTGGGCAGGCATTAACTTTTCAATATTTTCAAGGGGATGAGAGAAGCAAGATCTCAACTTTTATTATGGGAATAGCCCTGATAGCCCCAGCAATATCACCCACTTTAGGTGGATTTATTGTTGATACAGTTTCATGGCGTTGGGTCTTTTATAGCAATATTCCGTTCTCATTATTAACTGCATTTCTAGCATTTATTTGGGTAAAAGAGCCATTATCTAAAGAAAATACGATACCTGATATCAAAGGTGTCATTCTTATTAGCTTGATCATTGTATCTGGGTTGTTCGCTTTATCTGCTTATGGTGAATATCACTCAACATTGCTTGCTTTACTTATAGCCATATTTTTAGTGAGCTTTGTCGTACTCTATTATTGCCATTATCGACATCATTTATCACCCGTTATTAATTTAGCATTATTGAAAAATAGAAATCTATCACTCTCTATTTTTATTTATTATTGTATTCCTGGTATTTTTACTGGAGTGAATATTCTCGCTATTTTTTATTTACAACAATATTTAAAATTCACAGGTCAAAGCACAGGAATTTTTATGTTGTTGTATGCAATTGGCGCTTTTATTTCAATAATCATAAGTGGTGCTATTTATAATAAATTAGGTATGAAGTGCTTATTTATTTTTGCTTTATTATTACACAGCATTGGTATTTTTTTATTAACGTTTGTGAATAGTAATACCGATATACCTTTATTGGTTATTGCTTATTTAATTATTGGTATAGGTGGGGGAATAGGTGCAAATACTGCACAAACAACGGCATTATACGACTTTAGTTCACAAAAATTAGTTCAAGCAAGTGTCATTTGGAATATTAATCGACAGGTGGTTTTTAGTGTTGGTGCAACGATGGTCGCTATGTTGTTTAATATTATCTCTCTTTTTTATTTACCACAAACTGCTTATAGCATGACGTTTTTAATATGCGCTTTAATTGGCCTATTACCTCTTACATTATTATTTACGTTAAAGAAAAAAAGCATTACACAGGAAATACAAGATGAAATTTAATACTAATTCAATTATAGAAAGCATTAAATCTTTACATGATGAGATTGAAGCTGTTTTTACGCAATCTCCACTTTCTGTTGATGCAATAGCTAAGATAGAAAATATTTTATCTAGTGAGTTTTCGATGGTGGGAATCAACGGAAAAACAGTGAATTATGATGATGTTATCGCGATGTTCAGACAAAATGTAGGGAAAAGACATGGTCTGAAAATAAAAACAGATAATTATAAAATAATTTATCAATCAGATTGTTTGGCTTTTGTCAGATATCAAGAAACACACAGTGAAAATGAGAAAATTCTTATGAGGGAGTCAGTGGCACTATTAAGACGCAATTCTCATGAGATGAGTTGGCAATGGCACTACCTACATGAAACACAAATCATGAATAATTAATTGATTTATATGAAAAACCAGTCTTGTTACTGGTTTTTTTTGTCATTAAAAATAATACTAATAAATAAGACAATCTATGAATTTCTAATTAGCAAGCATTTTTATGCTGTCTTAATAAAAATATTTTTTCTATTCGGAGCACAAAGCATATTGCGTGTTGCAAAGAAGAGTTTATGATTGGCGCCTGAAAACTGTGTTTTCTATTCTTTACGTTACTATGATTCCCTTAGAGCGACCTCTTAAGTATAGTTAAGTAACCTATAGCTTAATTATTTATGGACTTAACTCGGAAAATGTAAGGAAGATATTATGCAGTTTCTTTGGCCTGTTCGTGTTTATTATGAAGATACTGATGCTGGTGGTGTAGTCTATCACGCTAGCTATCTAAAATATTTTGAACGCGCCAGAACAGAACTACTCAGAGAAAAAGGTTTTCATCAGCATGATTTACGGGAGTATGATCATGTTGTATTTGTTGTACGTAAATTATCAATAGAATATATTGCGCCAGCTCGACTCGATGAGCTTTTACAAGTAGAAAGTGAAATTACCCTATTACGTGGTGCTTCAATGACATTTTCTCAAAAGCTTATTAATCAAGATGGTTGTGTTTTGTGTAGCGCAGATGTGCTCGTTGTCTGCGTAGATTCATTAAAAATGAAGCCTGTAGCGCTTCCTAAGTCCATTATCGCGGAGTTTAAGTAGTGGCTGACATGAATGTTATCGATCTCTTTCTGAAAGCAGGGCTTTTAGTTAAGTTGATCATGTTGATTTTAATCGGATTTTCTATTGCATCTTGGGCGATTATTATTCAGAGAACCAAAGTCCTGAATGCTGCCGATCGTGAAGTTGCTGATTTTGAAGATAAATTCTGGTCAGGTACTGATTTGGCTCGTTTATATAAAGATAGCCAAGCTCGTCGTGATGAGTTATCAGGCTCAGAGCAAATTTTTCATTCCGGTTTTAAAGAATTTGCACGTTTACATCAAGCAAACGTTCATGCCCCAGATGCAGTCGTAAATGGTGCATCAAGAGCAATGCGTGTTTCTTTCAATCGTGAATTAGAATCTCTAGAAACTCATATTCCTTTCCTTGGTACTGTTGGTTCTATCAGCCCATATATTGGTCTGTTCGGTACAGTATGGGGGATCATGCATGCATTTATTGCATTAGGTAGTGTTAAACAAGCAACATTACAAATGGTCGCACCCGGCATTGCTGAAGCGTTGATTGCAACAGCTATCGGTTTATTTGCGGCGATCCCCGCAGTTATGGCTTATAACCGGTTTACACAACGTGTAACTAAACTGGAACAAAGTTACGATAACTTTATGGAAGAGTTTTTGACGATTTTACATCGCCAAGCTTTTGCCTCAGCAGAAAAGAAATAGTTAACGCAGAAGGAGATAGCTGATGGCACGGGGTCGCAGTAGCCGCCGAGGCGTAAAATCAGAGATTAACATTGTTCCTTTGCTTGACGTATTGTTAGTGCTTTTGCTTATTTTTATGGCTACAGCACCCATTATTTCGCAAAGTGTTGAGGTTGATCTTCCTGAAGCAACAGAGACACAAACTGTTTCAAGTAGCGATAATCCCCCAGTGATAGTCGAAGTTGCAGGTGTTGGAAAATATAATATTCGTGTTGATCAGGAAATATTAGAATTATTGCCTGAAGAACAGATTATGGCTGAAGCGAAACGACAATTGGAAAAAAATCCGAAAGTTGTCTTTCTTATTGGCGGTGCTAAAGATGTTCCTTATGATGAGATAATTAAAGCGCTCAACATGTTACGTCAAGCAGGTGTCAAATCTGTAGGTTTAATGACTCAACCTATGTAATAGGTTGAAATAAGTTTGGATAATAGCGTGGGAAAGAAGACGAAGCCAATCCGAAGTAAATTGAGCGGTTCAGTTATCTTGTCTACCGCCTTGCATTTGCTTGTTATCGCATTGCTTATCTGGGGGTCATTAACTCAGAAATGGGATTTAGGTGGCGGCGGTGGTGAAGACGGGCAAGTTATTGATGCTATTATGGTTGATCCTAATGCTGTCGTGCAACAGTATAATCAGCAAAAAGCACAACAAGCTAACGTCCAAAAAGCAGAGCAAGAACGTAAAGCGCGTGCTGAGCAACAAGAAGAAGAGTTGCGTCAGCAGCAGATGAAAGAACAAGAACGATTGAAAACCTTAGAAGTTGAGCGTTTACAAGCAAAAGAGGCAGCAGAAGCTCAAAAACGTGAAGCAGCGTTAGCTGCCGCCAAAGCGAAAGAAGAGCAAAAAGTGGCAGAAGAAGCGGCTGCACAAGCGAAAGCAGAGCGTGATCGTATCTTAAAAGAACAAGCAGACGCAAAAGCACAAGCTGAAGCTGAAGCAAAAAAACAAGCAGAATTAGCCGCGAAGCAAAAAGCTGAAGAGGCCAAAGCAAAAGCTGAGGCTGATGCTAAAGCAAAAGCTGAAGCAGATGCAAAAGCGAAGGCTGAGGCGGATGCTAAAGCGAAAGCCGCTGCTGAAGCCAAAGCGAAAGCTGCCGCAGAGGCCAAAGCAAAAGCAGCAGCTCAACAACAGAGTAAAGCTGTTGATAGCTTGCTTGATGGCTTAATGGCTGATGGTAACAAACAAAGCGGTGCATCAGCAGCGGGACAAGGTGGTGGAAATCGTACTGGTGCCAATGGTGAAGGTGTTGATCGCTATAAAGGTCAACTGAAAATTGCAATAGAACAGAAGTTCATTGATCCAGAGTTATATAAAGGTAAAACGTGTGAACTAAGAATTAGTATTGCACCTGATGGGATGTTAATTAATGTGAAGATTGTAGGTGGTGATCCCGCATTATGCCAAGTGGCATTAAGAGCGGCAAATACCGCTAAATTACCGAAACCACCGAAAGATGTTTATGAAGAAGTAAAATCGTCAGTAATTGAGTTTAAACCATAAAACTATCTGATTGTAGGAAAACATACACTAATTTATAGCTATTTTAGAATGTTATTGATGCGTTGTATGGTGTTGTTGAAAAGCGTTTGTTACTATTCTGTGCGTTATTGCGTAATAATCGCAATAATAAAAGGGAGACATGATGAAGCAGGCATTAAATGTTATCTTCGGACTTTTAATTTTATGCGTAACCACTCTGGCTAACGCTGAAGTTCGAATTGAAATTACACAAGGGGTGAATACTGCACGCCCTATCGGTGTCGTTCCTTTTAAATGGGAAGGTACTGGTCAAATGCCAGAAGATATCGCTGGTGTGATTGCAGCTGATTTACGTAATAGCGGAAAGTTTAATCCTATTGATGTATCACGTATGCCTCAACAGCCTGTCACGGCTTCTGAAGTCCAACCTGCATTATGGACTGCATTAGGGATTGATTCTGTTGTTGTTGGACGCGTACAACCGTCAGCGGATGGCCAATATTTAGTAAGCTATCAGTTAGTTGACGTTGCTGGCTCTCCAGGCGCGGTTTTATCTCAAAGCGAGTTTAAAGTCCCATCTAAATGGCTACGTTATTCTGCTCACACGGCCAGTGATGAAGTGTTTGAAAAACTGACTGGTATTCGTGGCGCATTCCGTACACGTATTGCTTATGTTGTTGTGACTAATGGGGGCGCATATCCTTATGAATTGCGCGTTTCTGACTATGATGGCTTTAACCAAGATCGTGTTTATCGTTCATCACAGCCATTAATGTCACCAGCATGGTCACCAGATGGTGCTAAACTGGCTTATGTAACTTTTGAAAGCGGTCAATCTGCTTTAGTTGTACAAACATTAGCAACAGGTGAAATTCGCCAAATTGCATCATTCCCAAGACATAATGGTGCACCTTCGTTTTCACCAGATGGCTCTAAACTTGCTTTTGCTCTTTCTAAGAGTGGTAGCTTAAATCTGTATGTGATGGATTTAGCAAGTGGGAATATGACACAGGTAACCAATGGCAGAAGCAACAATACCGAGCCAAATTGGATGCCAGATGGACAAACCTTGGTCTATACTTCAGATCAAGGTGGACGTCCACAAATATACAAAGTTAATATTAACGGTGGAACGCCAGAACGTATTACGTGGGAAGGTAAACAAAACCAAAACCCAGCAGTAAGCCCAGATGGTAGTTTCTTAGTTATGGTGAGTTCTGAAAGCGGTAGGCAACATATCGCTAAGCAGGATCTAGAAACGAATTCCGTACAATATTTAACAGATACGTTTCTGGATGAAACGCCAAGCATCGCGCCTAACGGCACAATGGTTATTTATAGCTCTACACAAGGCTTAGGCACCATTTTGCAGCTAGTATCGACTGATGGACGTTTCAAAGCGCGTCTTCCGGCGACTGATGGTCAGGTTAAATCACCTGCCTGGTCACCGTTTATGTGATGCATAAGAATTATGTATGGCAAACAAAATAAAGGAACAAATAGAGATGCAATTAAACAAAGTGTTTAAAGGGTTGATGTTAGCATTACCACTCGTTGCTGTAGCAGCATGTAGCTCAAACAAAAACGAAGATCAAACTGACACAAACAATGTACCAGTTGTTGAACAAGGTCCTACTGCTGAAGAGTTAGCTCGTCAGCAATTAGAACAACTGAAACAACAAAACATCGTTTACTTCGGTTTTGACAAATATGACATTAGCTCAGATTACGCTAGCCTATTAGATGCACACGCTGACTTCCTGCGTGCTAATCCATCAGTACGTATCACTGTAGAAGGTCATGCTGACGAACGCGGTACTCCAGAATACAACATCGCTCTGGGCGAACGTCGTGCTAACGCTGTGAAAATGTACCTACAAGGTAAAGGCGTATCTGCTGATCAACTGTCAATCGTATCTTACGGTAAAGAAAAACCAGCTGTACTGGGTCATGACGAAGCCGCTTATGCGAAAAACCGTCGTGCAGTACTGGATTACTAAGAGAACGGCATGAACAACAGTAACTTCAGACCTTTCTTGATGAGTCTGTTGTTACTGGTTGGCGTAGCGGCTCCTGTAGCCGCTATTGCCCAAGCGCCAATCAGTAATATCGGTTCTGGTTCGACCGATGAACGACTCGCCCAACTTGAGCGTTTTTCAAATGCTCACAGCCAGCTTTTGACTCAATTACAGCAACAACTTGCTGATTCTCAGCGTGATATTGATATGTTACGTGGTCAAATTCAGGAAAACCAATACCAGCTAAATCAAGTTGTCGAACGTCAACGCAATATCTATCAACAATTGGATAGCCTAGGTGGCGGAGCTTCAACATCGACAGAAGCCACTCAACCTGATAATGCTACTTCTTCAACACCTTCTGCTACAACTAATTCTGGGCAAGGTGATGAGAAGGCCGATTATAATGCTGCAATTGATATCGTATTGAATTCAAAAGATTACGATAAGGCAATTGTTGAATTAAACAACTTTATCAAAAACTATCCGAAGTCTAGCTATCAATCAAATGCACATTTTTGGTTGGGTCAGATGTATTACTTAAAAGGTAATAAGGATCAGGCAGCAAGTACATTTGCTATCGTTGTTAAAAACTATCCGAAATCTCAAAAAGCAAGTGAAGCCTTTTATAAAATTGGTCTGATCATGCAAGAGAAAGGGCAAAAGGATAATGCTAAAGCTATTTATCAACAAGTGATTAAGCAATATCCAAATAGTGCGGGCGCTAAATTAGCGCAAAAGCAGTTAGCAGCACTCTAATTATTGACCCCGTAATGTAAAATCTTACATTTTCGGGGTTAAATGATTGTTTTTTAAACGCTCGATTGTTTTTTTGAAAAAAAACATTGCACAAAAACATTAAATCAGTATTATTACCCGCCGTTGCCACAGAGAATGTGGCAAATTCGAAAAAGGGTCGTTAGCTCAGTCGGTAGAGCAGTTGACTTTTAATCAATTGGTCGGGCGTTCGAATCGCCCACGACCCACCATTTTCGAATACCAATCCGTTTTTATTGAAATGGGTCGTTAGCTCAGTCGGTAGAGCAGTTGACTTTTAATCAATTGGTCGGGCGTTCGAATCGCCCACGACCCACCATTTAATAATCAAGCGGGCGGTTAGCTCAGTTGGTAGAGCATCTCCCTTACAAGGAGGAGGTCGTTGGTTCGAGCCCAATACCGCCCACCACTTTTCTCTTTTCCTCCATTATGCTTTCTTATTTATCTTTCGTCTTATTCTTTAAATAATTCATAATAGTTGTTTTGCTTTTTTATTTATGAATAACCACAATATAAGTATATGATTGTTCTGAATTCATTTTTCAGTTTATTGCGTTGTATTTATTACAATAATTACTGGTATATGTGCTTTCTAAATCATCGTACTGGCTTCATTTCTTTTTATGTAGCTTCTAGCCAATAATTTTATTTCCCCCTTGGCTTCTCCCCTTATAAAACTAATTTAGTCTATTAAAGCATTAAACTGTCTATCTTAAAGAAGGCTAACACGTGATTCTTTATTACAACTT
This genomic stretch from Proteus vulgaris harbors:
- the tolA gene encoding TolA protein; translation: MGKKTKPIRSKLSGSVILSTALHLLVIALLIWGSLTQKWDLGGGGGEDGQVIDAIMVDPNAVVQQYNQQKAQQANVQKAEQERKARAEQQEEELRQQQMKEQERLKTLEVERLQAKEAAEAQKREAALAAAKAKEEQKVAEEAAAQAKAERDRILKEQADAKAQAEAEAKKQAELAAKQKAEEAKAKAEADAKAKAEADAKAKAEADAKAKAAAEAKAKAAAEAKAKAAAQQQSKAVDSLLDGLMADGNKQSGASAAGQGGGNRTGANGEGVDRYKGQLKIAIEQKFIDPELYKGKTCELRISIAPDGMLINVKIVGGDPALCQVALRAANTAKLPKPPKDVYEEVKSSVIEFKP
- the tolB gene encoding translocation protein TolB, whose protein sequence is MKQALNVIFGLLILCVTTLANAEVRIEITQGVNTARPIGVVPFKWEGTGQMPEDIAGVIAADLRNSGKFNPIDVSRMPQQPVTASEVQPALWTALGIDSVVVGRVQPSADGQYLVSYQLVDVAGSPGAVLSQSEFKVPSKWLRYSAHTASDEVFEKLTGIRGAFRTRIAYVVVTNGGAYPYELRVSDYDGFNQDRVYRSSQPLMSPAWSPDGAKLAYVTFESGQSALVVQTLATGEIRQIASFPRHNGAPSFSPDGSKLAFALSKSGSLNLYVMDLASGNMTQVTNGRSNNTEPNWMPDGQTLVYTSDQGGRPQIYKVNINGGTPERITWEGKQNQNPAVSPDGSFLVMVSSESGRQHIAKQDLETNSVQYLTDTFLDETPSIAPNGTMVIYSSTQGLGTILQLVSTDGRFKARLPATDGQVKSPAWSPFM
- the pal gene encoding peptidoglycan-associated outer membrane lipoprotein, translating into MQLNKVFKGLMLALPLVAVAACSSNKNEDQTDTNNVPVVEQGPTAEELARQQLEQLKQQNIVYFGFDKYDISSDYASLLDAHADFLRANPSVRITVEGHADERGTPEYNIALGERRANAVKMYLQGKGVSADQLSIVSYGKEKPAVLGHDEAAYAKNRRAVLDY
- the ybgF gene encoding tol-pal system protein YbgF is translated as MNNSNFRPFLMSLLLLVGVAAPVAAIAQAPISNIGSGSTDERLAQLERFSNAHSQLLTQLQQQLADSQRDIDMLRGQIQENQYQLNQVVERQRNIYQQLDSLGGGASTSTEATQPDNATSSTPSATTNSGQGDEKADYNAAIDIVLNSKDYDKAIVELNNFIKNYPKSSYQSNAHFWLGQMYYLKGNKDQAASTFAIVVKNYPKSQKASEAFYKIGLIMQEKGQKDNAKAIYQQVIKQYPNSAGAKLAQKQLAAL